AACGTGTCGGACGGCTGTCTTCTGCGCATCCTTGAAGGGCTGATGACGCTGAAGCTTCGCGGTCATGAGCGTGAGCGCCTGTCCTATCGCACGCTGGACGTCGAGCAGATCGGCTCGGTCTACGAGACAGTCATGGGCTTCACGGTCAAGGCTGCCAGGTGCAACGTGCTCGCGATCAAAGCCGGCAAGAACAACCGGACGCCGGTGTTCGTGGCGCTCGACGAGCTGTTGTCCCACAAGGGCAAAGACCGGATCAAGGACCTGAAGGAGAACGTCGGCCGCTCGCTCACGGCCGGGCAGGCGAAGCCGGTAGAGGCGGCGAAGACCGTTGAGGAACTGGCCGCCGCTTTCGAAGGCATGGTGGATGAGCGCGGATCGCCGCGCCATGCTACGGCGCCGGCCGGGACCCCCATCCTTCAACCTACCGGCGAGCGCCGCCGCACTGGCAGCCACTATACGCCGCGCAGCCTTACGCAGCCCGTTGTCGCCCATGCGCTGGAACCTGCCTTTGAACGGCTGGGGCCGGACGCGACGCCGGAGCAGATTCTCGATCTGAAGGTCTGTGATCCCGCGATGGGTTCGGGCGCCTTCCTGGTTGAGGCCTGTCGCGCGATTGCCACCCGGCTGGTGGCAGCCTGGGCGCGCTGGCCGGAGACGCGACCGACAGTTCCAGCCGATGAAGACGAGGAACTGCATGCCCGCCGCCTCGTTGCGCAACGCTGCATTTATGGGGTGGACAAGAATCCGCGCGCAGTTGACCTCGCAAAGCTTTCGCTGTGGCTAGCGACGCTGGCGAAGGATCACGAGTTCACGTTCCTCGATCATGCGCTGAAATGTGGCGACAGCCTCGTCGGGCTTGATGCCGAGCAGATCGCGGCGATGCACTGGGATACGTCGAAGCCTGGCCTGCCGCTGTTCCGCCAATTCGTGGCGGACCGCGTGTCCGAGGCGACAACGGCGCGTGCCGAAATACGGTCCGCGCCCGACGATACGATGCGCGCGATTCTGGAGCAGAAGCACAGATTCGTGGAAAGCCGCATTGAGCATGTGCGTGTGCTCGGCGATGCGGTGATTTCTGCCTTCTTCGCGGGGGACAAACCGAAGGTCCGGGAGAAACGACGAGCTACGGTGGAGAGCTGGGTCGCTAGTATCGGTTCGACTAAGAGCCCCTTTCAAAACCGCTTGTACCTTGATTCAATTTGATTCATGAAGGGGCATGCCCGCGCCCCAACTCTCCGACAGCCTGTGGTCGATCCTCGAACCCTTGCTCCCTCCGCCGCGCCCGCGGCCAAAGGGTGGCCGGCCGCCGATCTCGGCACGCGCCGCGCTGACGGGCATTCTGTTTGTGCTACGCAGCGGCATTCCCTGGGAGATGTTGCCTCG
The Acidibrevibacterium fodinaquatile genome window above contains:
- a CDS encoding N-6 DNA methylase, which encodes MADVLYRDPDLEWLDHVQPVGLVVAPSVLKELGLTPLHQSPVDTAEAAEHINSDEAGPALPDPWAFMQHVLGWNAAHVAGAPGGPELPGTLVVSLPEHATMLTPTWAVTELGQNGQPWQILVRIEAAGIAPDGRAQLDGWEASPHQRFERLLRDTGVFAGLLITDRELRLVYAPRGETSGYLSFPLRPLGMVAGRPMLGGLKLLLDSFRLFSDADERRLPALLKKSRDAQASVSTELAGQVLGALHELLRGLNAADADLIRELAASKPDHLYEGLLTVLMRLVFILYAEDRDLLPSRADARARAVYETSYSVRGLYARLVEDAALNPDTMDERRGGWGQLLALFRLIHKGHPSHFVQARGGKLFDPDEFPFLEGRKAEGDAPRILNVSDGCLLRILEGLMTLKLRGHERERLSYRTLDVEQIGSVYETVMGFTVKAARCNVLAIKAGKNNRTPVFVALDELLSHKGKDRIKDLKENVGRSLTAGQAKPVEAAKTVEELAAAFEGMVDERGSPRHATAPAGTPILQPTGERRRTGSHYTPRSLTQPVVAHALEPAFERLGPDATPEQILDLKVCDPAMGSGAFLVEACRAIATRLVAAWARWPETRPTVPADEDEELHARRLVAQRCIYGVDKNPRAVDLAKLSLWLATLAKDHEFTFLDHALKCGDSLVGLDAEQIAAMHWDTSKPGLPLFRQFVADRVSEATTARAEIRSAPDDTMRAILEQKHRFVESRIEHVRVLGDAVISAFFAGDKPKVREKRRATVESWVASIGSTKSPFQNRLYLDSI